Part of the Macrobrachium nipponense isolate FS-2020 chromosome 49, ASM1510439v2, whole genome shotgun sequence genome, TCTCGTGCAGTAAAGTTTACCatttctcagtttcctttcccaCCTAACTTCCATCTTTTATATTTGGTGCAGCGTTCGTCAGGGTACCTTTTCCGGCTTTTATCATTTGCGTGAATCCTGCCATATCATGGTATCACCATTTAGCCATCAGTATACTTCGTGCAAGCCTCGAACTGGAGGATTCGGacaaatttattcttttactgaaatttttttgGAGCTTTCTACGTCTATTTCTTCCCTGCAtaatgcttttcttcttcttcttagtcttCTTCTAGACTCTTTTGGGGAGGCAGTTTCGTCCTTCCCACTGACGTACCTCTACGATATAAAAACAAGGACTGAATTAACAAAATTGAGTTAAAATTACAGTTTTCTATTTAGTTTCTGGTGGATGTTAATAAGACGTTTGTCTGTGATGGCATTTTACAATGCTTTGACTTTTGTAAAGGGTTATTGATctcattcaatcattcatttgtCTAATTATACGTCCTTTTCCTTCAAAAAGTTGTAATTATGCATACTACATCTCTATACATTCATTTACTGACTTCAGGCAAAGCTGACGTCACCATAACCCTGACGTCGATTGGGGAACTTCCCACTCGCGTCTCTGGATACATCGCCTGGGGAGATGATGTCCAAGAAGGGGAAATCCGAGGGAACGCTGAATTTGacctgagtgacgtcacggcTCCTGGAAACACGGGGTCTGTTTCCACAGTCCTGGAATACAGTTTCGGCCGTTCCGGCGTCTACAACATGACGGCTTGCTTGAAGAACAACGTCTCCGTGGTGTTCGCTTCCAGGGAGGTGAGTTGCCATTGAaactgaatggaatggaatatagagtttaagccaaacactggaacctatgaggtcattcagcgttgaaacaggaacgctgcaaagaatattatgtaatgccgtatgaggtgcactgacgacacagCCCTCCTACGGCGTCATAAACCTGGAGATGAACATTCTCTCAGTGCATTTTGTATTATAGTCACTTCCATAAGCCTCGCAAAACCGTTCTTCAGTCCTTGTAATGGGAATTCCTTTTAAAAGGTCTAAATGAGAATTAGGCTTAATTCATAAACCTTAGAATGGGAATTTTGTCATTCCAGCCAGCAATCAGAATTTTGGATCCTTTTTTATtcgtcaatttttttatttttttatttgagctCCTTAAAACCAATGCTTGAAAATAGAATAATCCTATGGATATTGTTTTAATTGAATACCATAACTAGTTATTGGAGTTTTCACGAGATATTTgccgtcttttgtttatttcatagcATTCGTTCCCATGGAgttggtactaaacacggctctCGAGTGGTATCAAAACAGAACTAGGGCTTATATTATTGTGTTATTGCAACATAAATAACATTAATGTGACTTAATTCTCCTTTTTGACCATTTTCTGCGCTGATGTACGTTACTGTTCAAGCCTAAGGCGAGACATTGTCATCCCAACGATTATCATAAAAAACATCCATAGAAAAATGACTTAGTTACCGTAATTATAAAGTAGCGTTTTCTTAGAAAGAAAAAccatccacagaaagcatgaaataTCAGTATGACTACGGTAATTTCATTATCTATGggcattttaaaatgttttaaaattgtttGCACGTGGAGTATTATCAAACCAGGCTCTATAAATCAACTTgtagtgattttttttaccatagacAAGCCTCGCAAAAAAGcgaaatgtattaaaaatattatcgagggaaatattcaaaatatagatGCCAACAAAAGAAACGGTATACACTTTTAAAAAACGGAAGGGACTTCTAGAAAAGTCTTGGAAAGTGAAGTTATCAAGTTACGAAGCTGAAAATCTCTGCAAAATTTGAATAAATgcaattttcataataatttcaaTGTGGTTCAATATGAATACTGATATCCTCTTTAATTCTCAGTTGTATTTAGAAACTATCAAACGTCAACTGTATTTCATGAATCACTTATCCTCACTTCTTTGGCATATAGTTGCAACTGCTTCAGGAAAAACATCCTTTGATATATACTTTCTTGTGTGGTCTGTACTTTCACCCAAGTTCCCTTTCTCATAAGATTCGCGTCATCGACCACATAACCCTGAGGGCGGTGACGGTGGAATATTCAGACGAAGCCGATATCCCGGACTGGCAGACGGAGGTCTTCAAGACATCTGTGAACTTGAACATCACAGCCATCGTGGACACAGGTGCTGTGGAGCAGTTCGTTCTGAGCGCTGATGGAGACCTCCTGACGAATCCTGGCCCATCTTTCACCTATGCCTTCGACCGGGTaagattgaatatagaatttaggcctaaggtctatagcgctgggacccatgaaagataatatgaacggaggtacagtagagggaatgaaaggggttgcactgACGGGACTACCCCCCTACAGGattctgcttgaatgactttctctctctctcccaggccgGCGAATACAACATCACCGTGAAGGCTTCGGGTGAGGCCGGAGAATCTCCCAGCGTGTCGACTGCCATAACAGTGGCAAGACCTCTTCTTCGGGAGAACTTCAAGCTGGTTGTGCCTTCTCTGGTCGTCTGGCCTTCAGGTAGAAGTGTCTTGGTTGTTTTTGCATAATGATTTTCACtaaagtaaattcacatcacccgtgcatctgatgtctaggccagtcccatacgacgctcctgatgggctgtcgataagccaatcacagggctggaagaagtatccctcaggagaagaggaacatacatcctacctatgcaaactctctcgagagagactgagaatctccagccctgtgattggcttatcaacaggcaatcaggagcgttagaaataatgaaccctTATTATGAACCTACTCACAATCACCTGGAAGAGAAACGCTTTCATCTTCGAGTCGTCAAGAAGAGCTTTCACATTCCCTCAATTTCAGGCGAAGCTCTGGTCACCATCCACTTGAACTCGACTGCAGAATTGCCCACGGGAGTCACAGGGACTGTCGACTGGGGAGACGGGGATCCTGTCACTCTGGTCGACTGGAAAAACGTCACGGCACCTGGAAGGACTGGCGAAGTTTCTGAGGATTTCATTCACGTCTACACAAGGGAAGGGAACTACACTGTCACCTTCATGGCCGGGAATGAGGTTTCTAAGGCGAATGTGACGGGaatggtaagtctctctctctctctgattaagttaagtatatcttagttaaaaCAGgtcactgagctgactaacatctctcctagggctgacccgaaggattagatattttcacgtggctaggaaccaattggttacttagcaatggggaCCTGTATACAGCTTACTGTGGTATCTGAACCACACGCAAAATGtatcaccacaaataaattcctctggttccgcatagGCAGCAGCGGGGAGCAAACCTAGGCTTactagattgataggcgagtacgcaacccacccgtccaatgaggaacttctcTCCCTGccggttcctcgttggacgagtgggttaagtgctcgcctaccgattcagtagtccGAGTTcaattcctcgctctgccaatcagaggaatttatttctggcaattAGAAATTagtttatcgatataatgtggtttgaatcccacaataggctgtaggtccccGTTGCAAAGTAACcttttggttcctagccacgtgaaaatacctaatttttcgggccagcactaggagagctattaatcaactcagtggtctgtttaaactacgatatactcaactttttcactctgataagagatattttgaatgtTTATGTTATAAAGACAGTTCCTCTCCTCTCTGTGACAAGACCGATGCAATGTACAGGAAATTTAAATCATAATctgacctcctctctctctctctctctctcttcattccagGTAAGAGTGGTAGACGACCTCGCCCTCAGCCGCATCGTCGTATCTTACCGAGACCCGGCGGACGAACCTGGCTGGAACACCACCTGGCTGAAGACTGGAGTCGACCTCCGCTTCCAGGCCATCCTCGACACGGGCGAGGCCACTTCCTATGCCCTTTCCGTCGAGGGGGAGGCACAGCCCATCACCAGCCCCAATTCCACCATCTTGTATAGATTTGCCTTGGTAAGATGTCATGGAGGTTGATATTGAGCGTTTTGTCGACGTGTTCAAAATACAATAGCAAATTATTTCACATGACGTTTGTATAAGTGGTGTCATTTGATTTAAAAAGATACAGCAAgattattattcaaatgaattGACGTAGAAACCAGTTGAAACAATGCAGAAATTAATAATCAGTGTGTACGTAGATAGAGAAATGAAATCATTTTGTTTGTACATAGATAGGAAAATGAATCATTTGCTTTTCACATTGTCacttactcgggagtaagcctacaaaactactttgttggCTTTGCTTTTGGTGGTGTAGGAAATGGTCTATGGAaaacctaaaaagttctgaaaaagtgtttcgtgttaagtttaaaatacaggaatttcaggacaggatatttactatttatttataagcatgaaaatgtaagaaataaacaatgtgcatgttaaacagtacagaacaattatctctaataaaatatagcacatttatttaattttttttgttttgttttgttcaatcaacgctctacttgaccgtagatttcactAAGCGCCCcgaagtaagctggaggtcggatcacgccttgttagtcTGAGTGATAAACAATAATTCAATGAGTTACCCACATAACAACTGCAAATAAATCATTACTAGATAATAAATAACAACTAactcatttataccttttaaaACCTGGAAGCCTCATTACTAATACGATTATCCTTAAGCAAAAGATACTTGCAGTagtatgagtcttgaaatggagaaataaataaacagttatgtatgtttatacaaaATATCCAAAGATGAATCTTTACACAAAGCTTTTGGGAAATTCGATCTCTCGGTCAAACTGAAAAAGGAATCAAAGCTTTCTATGTagatttatcttttaaatatatgtatatatgcttagaaaatcgcagtggatgcacgtgacttcatattatgtaagcgaataccacaggaaatgagaGGCAGAaattcagtaccaagcgctttcgcctttatttagGCATTGTCGGGGCACAGAtgcctgaataaagacgaaagttcTTGGTACTGACTTTCTGCCTCTCATTTTtc contains:
- the LOC135205174 gene encoding uncharacterized protein LOC135205174, which produces MTCYGEAGASPPAEKAVVIYRPILPSDVILNVSELVVWPAGKADVTITLTSIGELPTRVSGYIAWGDDVQEGEIRGNAEFDLSDVTAPGNTGSVSTVLEYSFGRSGVYNMTACLKNNVSVVFASREIRVIDHITLRAVTVEYSDEADIPDWQTEVFKTSVNLNITAIVDTGAVEQFVLSADGDLLTNPGPSFTYAFDRAGEYNITVKASGEAGESPSVSTAITVARPLLRENFKLVVPSLVVWPSGEALVTIHLNSTAELPTGVTGTVDWGDGDPVTLVDWKNVTAPGRTGEVSEDFIHVYTREGNYTVTFMAGNEVSKANVTGMVRVVDDLALSRIVVSYRDPADEPGWNTTWLKTGVDLRFQAILDTGEATSYALSVEGEAQPITSPNSTILYRFALAGEYHINMSCSGEAGVSPVVVSTVKVAHPISPNHTTLRVPTLVVLPPERTHGARREEKTNMQGNSHLQTDRLDFRGFTGRNS